A region from the Cryptosporangium arvum DSM 44712 genome encodes:
- a CDS encoding cation-translocating P-type ATPase has product MTTMLARDRSPVDGHDREATEIAALFEVRPDRGLTEAEAAARLDRYGPNELPEPTHRSPWLRFLDQFRSWLFAILFGAAVLAAAVGELGEAAVILLVLLINAVIGFVQERRAEHSLEALRQMLVATTRVRRAGAIRVVPARDVVPGDVVLLEAGDRVPADGRLTVAEAVDVDEAALTGESLPVSKSTTAVKKTVPVAERTSVLFMNSTLTRGRAEMVVTGTGMCTRIGAIAQQLRAGEEPPSPLQVQLDSLGRRLALLGGVAVVVYLVVELTLAGGESLSALALRSVALAVAAVPEGLPAVLAVTLALGVHRMARRGAIVRRLASVEALGSATVVCTDKTGTLTMNQMTARTLWFAGRRYRVTGEGYRPSGVITGGPAGGLPTALMPMVACNDAKLLADGGIAGDPTEAALLVLGAKAGLHAPVPRTGEVPFDAAARYMVTFHPEPDGRTRVYAKGALDVLLPRCSDVAGVGTLDAALERQVRAAAHEMADDGLRVLAGATAVVDHPGGLPDELTLVSVVGIADPPRPEARDAVERCRAAGVAVTMITGDHADTAAAIARELGIAGDVVTGAELDGLTEEELTAKVAGVGVFARVAPEHKVAIVRALAARGEIVAMTGDGVNDAPALHAAHIGVAMGRTGTDVAKEAAAMVLTDDDVTTIVRAIGQGRAIYDNVVTFVRFQLSTNIGAILALLAAPLLGLPAPLTALQLLWVNIIMDGPPAMALGVDPARSDVLRRRPRPVGERILSRSRLADVVRVGAVMAAGTLGVLALARGPFGDATAMSMAFTTFVLFQLVNVVNARAGRRTVFHRDQLRNPALWVALGAVLLTQIALVHLPWAESLFGTAALTTGQWAICGAVAASVVLIEEALRRITRS; this is encoded by the coding sequence ATGACCACGATGCTGGCGCGCGACCGGAGTCCCGTCGACGGGCACGACCGCGAGGCCACCGAGATCGCCGCGCTGTTCGAGGTGCGTCCCGACCGGGGCCTGACCGAGGCCGAGGCCGCGGCGCGCCTGGACCGCTACGGCCCCAACGAACTCCCCGAACCCACCCACCGCTCGCCCTGGCTGCGTTTCCTCGACCAGTTCCGCAGCTGGCTGTTCGCGATCCTGTTCGGGGCGGCGGTCCTCGCCGCCGCGGTCGGTGAACTCGGTGAAGCCGCCGTGATCCTCCTCGTGCTGCTGATCAACGCGGTGATCGGTTTCGTCCAGGAGCGCCGGGCCGAGCACAGCCTGGAGGCCCTCCGCCAGATGCTCGTCGCCACGACCCGCGTCCGCCGGGCGGGAGCGATCCGGGTGGTACCCGCCCGGGACGTCGTGCCCGGCGACGTCGTCCTGCTCGAGGCCGGCGACCGGGTACCCGCCGACGGACGGCTGACCGTGGCCGAAGCCGTCGACGTCGACGAGGCGGCGTTGACCGGCGAGTCGCTCCCGGTCAGCAAGTCCACGACCGCCGTGAAGAAGACCGTCCCGGTCGCGGAGCGCACCAGCGTGCTGTTCATGAACTCCACGCTGACGCGGGGCCGGGCCGAGATGGTCGTCACCGGCACCGGGATGTGCACCCGGATCGGCGCCATCGCCCAGCAGCTGCGCGCCGGTGAGGAGCCCCCGAGCCCGCTGCAGGTCCAGCTGGACAGCCTGGGCCGGCGGCTCGCGCTGCTGGGTGGCGTCGCGGTCGTCGTCTACCTGGTCGTGGAGCTCACGCTGGCCGGTGGGGAGAGCCTGTCGGCGCTGGCGCTGCGCTCCGTCGCGCTGGCCGTCGCCGCGGTGCCGGAAGGGTTGCCCGCGGTGCTCGCGGTGACCCTGGCGCTGGGCGTGCACCGGATGGCCCGGCGCGGGGCGATCGTCCGGCGGCTGGCGTCCGTGGAGGCGCTCGGTTCGGCCACCGTGGTGTGCACCGACAAGACCGGCACGCTGACCATGAACCAGATGACCGCTCGCACGCTGTGGTTCGCGGGCCGTCGCTACCGGGTGACCGGCGAGGGCTACCGCCCGTCCGGCGTGATCACCGGCGGACCGGCCGGCGGTCTTCCGACGGCGCTGATGCCGATGGTCGCCTGCAACGACGCGAAGCTGCTCGCCGACGGTGGCATCGCGGGCGACCCGACCGAAGCCGCGCTGCTGGTGCTCGGGGCCAAGGCCGGGCTGCACGCGCCCGTGCCCCGCACCGGCGAGGTGCCGTTCGACGCGGCCGCCCGGTACATGGTCACGTTCCATCCCGAGCCGGACGGCCGGACCCGGGTCTACGCCAAAGGGGCTCTGGACGTCCTGCTGCCGCGCTGCTCGGACGTGGCGGGTGTGGGAACGCTCGACGCGGCCCTCGAACGGCAGGTCCGCGCGGCCGCGCACGAGATGGCCGACGACGGGTTGCGGGTGCTGGCCGGGGCCACGGCGGTCGTCGACCACCCCGGCGGCCTGCCCGACGAGCTCACGCTGGTGTCGGTCGTCGGGATCGCGGACCCGCCGCGCCCGGAGGCCCGCGACGCCGTCGAGCGGTGCCGGGCGGCCGGTGTCGCGGTCACGATGATCACCGGCGACCACGCCGACACGGCCGCCGCGATCGCCCGCGAGCTGGGAATCGCCGGGGACGTCGTCACCGGCGCCGAGCTCGACGGCCTCACCGAGGAGGAGCTCACCGCGAAGGTCGCCGGGGTCGGCGTGTTCGCGCGGGTCGCCCCGGAGCACAAAGTGGCGATCGTCCGCGCTCTCGCTGCTCGCGGGGAGATCGTCGCGATGACCGGCGACGGGGTCAACGACGCACCGGCCCTGCACGCCGCGCACATCGGCGTGGCCATGGGGCGCACCGGCACCGACGTGGCCAAGGAAGCCGCCGCGATGGTGCTCACCGACGACGACGTCACCACGATCGTGCGGGCCATCGGCCAGGGCCGCGCCATCTACGACAACGTCGTCACGTTCGTCCGGTTCCAGCTGTCCACGAACATCGGCGCGATCCTGGCGCTGCTCGCCGCCCCGCTGCTGGGGCTGCCGGCTCCGCTGACCGCGCTCCAACTGCTCTGGGTCAACATCATCATGGACGGTCCGCCCGCGATGGCGCTCGGCGTCGACCCCGCTCGCTCCGACGTCCTGCGACGCCGGCCCCGCCCGGTCGGTGAGCGCATCCTCTCGCGGAGCCGGTTGGCCGACGTCGTCCGGGTCGGAGCGGTGATGGCCGCCGGGACGCTCGGTGTGCTGGCGCTCGCCCGGGGCCCGTTCGGCGACGCCACCGCGATGAGCATGGCGTTCACGACGTTCGTGCTGTTCCAGCTGGTCAACGTGGTCAACGCGCGAGCCGGCCGGCGCACCGTGTTCCATCGCGACCAGCTGCGCAACCCGGCTCTGTGGGTGGCGCTGGGTGCGGTGCTCCTCACGCAGATCGCGCTGGTCCACCTGCCCTGGGCGGAGTCCCTGTTCGGCACGGCCGCGCTGACCACCGGCCAGTGGGCGATCTGCGGGGCGGTCGCCGCGAGCGTGGTGCTGATCGAGGAAGCACTCCGCCGAATCACCCGCAGCTGA
- a CDS encoding CBS domain-containing protein has translation MTNRTVRDVMTTEVRTVHPGSSVKAVAEQFDLGRISAVPVVNEERHVLGVISETDLLHKITYQDDADGRPRLLRRHRADRAKADGMTAAELMTTPPVTVGPGASLTEAAGLMERTAVKRLPVIDESGALVGIVSRGDLIRVFTRSDADILREVEREIFLRVLMLPPGMASAEVTDGVVTIRGALARECETEVAGDLVRRVDGVVGVDNQLTYRLDDTTYRAIRDADAPRGVFY, from the coding sequence ATGACCAACCGCACGGTCAGAGACGTCATGACGACCGAGGTCCGCACGGTTCACCCCGGCTCGTCGGTGAAGGCGGTCGCCGAGCAGTTCGACCTCGGCCGCATCAGTGCGGTCCCGGTCGTGAACGAGGAGCGGCACGTGCTGGGCGTCATCTCCGAGACCGACCTGCTGCACAAGATCACCTATCAGGACGACGCCGACGGCCGGCCCCGGCTGCTGCGGCGGCACCGGGCCGACCGGGCGAAGGCCGACGGGATGACCGCGGCCGAGCTGATGACCACCCCGCCCGTCACCGTGGGCCCGGGCGCCTCGCTGACCGAGGCGGCCGGTCTGATGGAGCGCACCGCGGTGAAGCGCCTCCCGGTGATCGACGAGTCCGGCGCGCTGGTCGGCATCGTCAGCCGTGGTGACCTGATCCGGGTCTTCACCCGATCCGACGCGGACATCCTCCGCGAAGTGGAGCGGGAGATCTTCCTGCGCGTCCTGATGCTCCCGCCGGGTATGGCGTCCGCCGAGGTCACGGATGGTGTGGTCACGATACGCGGCGCGCTGGCACGGGAGTGCGAGACCGAGGTCGCGGGTGATCTCGTCCGCCGCGTCGACGGGGTGGTGGGAGTGGACAACCAGCTCACCTACCGCTTGGACGACACCACGTACCGCGCGATCCGCGACGCCGACGCGCCCCGGGGCGTCTTCTACTGA